One part of the Xylanimonas allomyrinae genome encodes these proteins:
- a CDS encoding aminopeptidase P family protein, with the protein MSDQTTPNAPVDGDQATDHRNRPHSQAFVDFITSRWAPRAGLGVVPSAAAPFTAARRARLGEQFPGARLVIPAGPLRVRSNDTDYRFRPHSAFAHLTGLGTDQEPDAVLVLHPVEDGAGDVGPDGPTGHHAVLYVRPLAARDTEEFYADSRYGEFWVGARPSLDDVTTLTGIEARHVDELRDALAKDVGAGVALLVVTGADEAVETLVEAILAEAGADTAVQEEKAAAHELTDDALVRATSELRLIKDEYEIEQLREAVDRTIEGFAAVVRALPRAVAHRRGERVIETTFDAHARLEGNAVGYETIAAAGDHATTLHWISNDGKVHEGDLVLLDAGVEVDSLYTADVTRTLPVSGTYGDVQRRVYQAVLDAADAAFAVARPGVRFLDVHEAAMKVIAARLEEWGLLPDGVTAEVSLTPQGQQHRRWMVHGTSHHLGLDVHDCAQARRELYQEGVLEPGMVFTIEPGLYFKADDLAVPQEYRGIGVRIEDDVLVTPDGNENLSAALPRDPAAVEAWMRALRA; encoded by the coding sequence ATGAGCGACCAGACCACCCCGAACGCCCCGGTCGACGGCGACCAGGCCACCGACCACCGGAACCGGCCGCACTCGCAGGCGTTCGTCGACTTCATCACCTCGCGGTGGGCGCCGCGCGCCGGCCTGGGCGTCGTGCCCTCGGCGGCCGCGCCCTTCACCGCCGCACGCCGCGCCCGCCTGGGCGAGCAGTTCCCCGGCGCGCGCCTCGTCATCCCGGCCGGCCCGCTGCGCGTGCGCTCCAACGACACCGACTACCGGTTCCGGCCGCACTCGGCGTTCGCGCACCTCACGGGCCTGGGCACCGACCAGGAGCCCGACGCCGTGCTGGTGCTGCACCCCGTCGAGGACGGCGCGGGCGACGTCGGCCCCGACGGCCCGACCGGCCACCACGCGGTGCTCTACGTGCGGCCCCTCGCCGCGCGCGACACCGAGGAGTTCTACGCCGACTCGCGCTACGGCGAGTTCTGGGTGGGTGCCCGCCCGTCGCTCGACGACGTCACGACGCTCACGGGCATCGAGGCCCGCCACGTCGACGAGCTGCGCGACGCGCTCGCCAAGGACGTCGGCGCCGGTGTCGCGCTGCTCGTGGTGACCGGGGCCGACGAGGCCGTCGAGACGCTGGTCGAGGCCATCCTCGCGGAGGCCGGCGCGGACACGGCCGTCCAGGAGGAGAAGGCCGCCGCCCACGAGCTGACCGACGACGCCCTCGTGCGCGCCACCAGCGAGCTGCGGCTGATCAAGGACGAGTACGAGATCGAGCAGCTCCGCGAGGCGGTCGACCGCACGATCGAGGGCTTCGCCGCGGTGGTGCGCGCGCTGCCCCGCGCCGTCGCGCACCGCCGCGGCGAACGCGTCATCGAGACGACGTTCGACGCGCACGCCCGCCTCGAGGGCAACGCCGTCGGCTACGAGACCATCGCCGCGGCGGGCGACCACGCGACCACGCTGCACTGGATCTCCAACGACGGGAAGGTGCACGAGGGCGACCTGGTGCTGCTCGACGCAGGCGTCGAGGTCGACTCGCTGTACACCGCGGACGTCACGCGCACGCTGCCCGTCTCCGGCACCTACGGCGACGTCCAGCGCCGCGTCTACCAGGCCGTGCTCGACGCCGCGGACGCCGCGTTCGCCGTCGCCCGCCCCGGCGTGCGGTTCCTCGACGTGCACGAGGCCGCGATGAAGGTCATCGCGGCGCGGCTCGAGGAATGGGGGCTGCTGCCCGACGGCGTGACCGCCGAGGTGTCGCTCACGCCCCAGGGCCAGCAGCACCGCCGGTGGATGGTGCACGGCACGTCCCACCACCTGGGGCTCGACGTGCACGACTGCGCACAGGCACGCCGCGAGCTGTACCAGGAGGGCGTGCTCGAACCGGGCATGGTCTTCACGATCGAGCCGGGCCTGTACTTCAAGGCCGACGACCTGGCCGTGCCGCAGGAGTACCGCGGCATCGGGGTCCGCATCGAGGACGACGTGCTGGTCACCCCCGACGGCAACGAGAACCTCTCGGCAGCGCTGCCTCGCGACCCGGCCGCGGTCGAGGCCTGGATGCGCGCGCTGCGCGCGTGA
- a CDS encoding alpha/beta fold hydrolase, with protein MGNEPAVVFVHGMRTSSAIWDEQVAHVHDAGYDAVAVDLPAHGERRDERFSLPAAFEVIDDAVTSFGADRRIALVGLSLGGYTTLAYAARDAALQQACPAHTTRLAGVVAAGCCSDPKGKPVALFRDVARVTVAGATAASRQARSTTTRWRAALSGKGSKAGGADVAALLGGTAAVGPYRPGWQVVTDALTHLAGHSSVADVRATRVPVWLVNGSRDHLRLQEHRHLAAAYQGALVVVPGAGHDVNTDAPDAFNRVLTRALHDFGRG; from the coding sequence ATGGGGAACGAGCCCGCCGTCGTCTTCGTGCACGGCATGCGAACGTCGTCGGCCATCTGGGACGAGCAGGTCGCGCACGTCCACGACGCCGGGTACGACGCCGTCGCCGTCGACCTGCCCGCGCACGGCGAGCGGCGCGACGAGCGGTTCTCCCTCCCGGCGGCGTTCGAGGTCATCGACGACGCCGTCACGTCCTTCGGCGCAGACCGCCGCATCGCGCTCGTCGGCCTGAGCCTCGGCGGGTACACGACGCTCGCCTACGCGGCGCGCGACGCCGCGCTCCAGCAGGCCTGCCCCGCCCACACCACACGGCTGGCCGGCGTGGTCGCCGCAGGCTGCTGCTCCGACCCCAAGGGCAAGCCGGTCGCACTGTTCCGCGACGTCGCACGCGTCACGGTCGCGGGCGCGACGGCCGCGAGCAGGCAGGCGCGATCGACGACCACGCGCTGGCGCGCGGCGCTCAGCGGCAAGGGCTCCAAGGCGGGCGGCGCCGACGTCGCAGCCCTGCTCGGCGGCACCGCCGCGGTCGGCCCGTACCGGCCCGGGTGGCAGGTCGTCACGGACGCCCTCACGCACCTGGCCGGGCACTCGTCGGTCGCCGACGTGCGGGCCACCCGCGTCCCGGTCTGGCTGGTCAACGGCTCACGCGACCACCTGCGGCTGCAGGAGCACCGCCACCTGGCGGCCGCCTACCAGGGCGCTCTCGTCGTCGTCCCGGGCGCCGGCCACGACGTCAACACCGACGCACCCGACGCCTTCAACCGCGTGCTGACGCGCGCGCTGCACGACTTCGGCCGCGGCTGA
- a CDS encoding RpiB/LacA/LacB family sugar-phosphate isomerase produces the protein MSQSTTPRIAVGNDEAAVALRTVVVEELTRRGWLVDTFGPTDRGDSVDYPDVAELVARKVADGTYERAVLLCGTGIGMAIAANKVPGVRAAQVCDPYSAQRARMSNDAQVMTMGERTTGPELARTLLNIWLDSEFAGGGSAQKVAKLDALDRHDRAA, from the coding sequence ATGTCGCAGAGCACGACCCCGCGGATCGCGGTAGGCAACGACGAGGCAGCGGTGGCACTGCGCACCGTGGTGGTGGAGGAGCTGACCCGTCGAGGATGGCTGGTCGACACCTTCGGCCCCACCGACCGGGGCGACTCGGTCGACTACCCCGACGTGGCCGAGCTGGTCGCCCGCAAGGTCGCCGACGGCACGTACGAGCGGGCCGTCCTGCTGTGCGGCACGGGCATCGGCATGGCCATCGCCGCCAACAAGGTTCCCGGCGTGCGCGCCGCCCAGGTGTGCGACCCGTACTCGGCGCAGCGCGCCCGGATGTCGAACGACGCCCAGGTGATGACCATGGGCGAGCGCACCACCGGCCCCGAGCTCGCGCGCACGCTGCTCAACATCTGGCTGGACTCGGAGTTCGCGGGCGGCGGATCCGCGCAGAAGGTCGCCAAGCTGGACGCGCTCGACCGCCACGATCGCGCCGCGTGA
- the glpK gene encoding glycerol kinase GlpK, which yields MPDFVLAIDQGTTSSRAMIFDHGGRVVSVGQLEHDQIFPRAGWVEHSPEQIWNNVREAVGLALTRANVTFTDIAAVGITNQRETTVVWDRRTGKPVYNAIVWQDTRTQPIVEELGGQAGPDRYKSIVGLPLATYFSGPKVKWILDNVAGAREAAERGDLLFGNTDAWVLWNMTGGPDGGVHVTDVTNASRTMLMDLDTLSWREDIAADMGIPLSMLPQIRSSSEVYGLGRAGGLLPGVPIAGILGDQQAATFGQACFEAGTAKNTYGTGNFMLLNTGTEKVPSRNGLLTTVCYKIGEQAPRYALEGSIAVTGSLIQWLRDNLGLFSDAPDVEWMARKVEDNGGAYFVPAFSGLFAPYWRPDARGALVGLTRYVNRNHIARAALESVAFQTREVLEAMRADSGVELTELKVDGGMVANELLMQFQADQLGVDVVRPQVAETTALGAAYAAGIAVGFWSGESDVTANWAEDRRWEPSMDTSERERLYRQWKKAVTKTFDWVDADTQ from the coding sequence ATGCCTGACTTTGTTCTTGCTATTGATCAGGGCACGACGAGCTCGCGGGCGATGATTTTCGACCATGGTGGTCGGGTCGTGTCGGTGGGTCAGCTCGAGCACGACCAGATCTTTCCGCGTGCGGGGTGGGTCGAGCACAGTCCGGAGCAGATCTGGAACAACGTGCGTGAGGCGGTGGGTCTTGCGTTGACGCGCGCGAACGTGACGTTCACGGATATCGCGGCGGTCGGGATCACGAACCAGCGTGAGACGACGGTGGTGTGGGACAGGCGCACGGGTAAGCCGGTCTATAACGCGATCGTGTGGCAGGACACGCGTACCCAGCCGATCGTGGAGGAGCTGGGGGGGCAGGCGGGGCCTGACCGGTACAAGTCGATCGTCGGGTTGCCGTTGGCGACGTATTTCTCCGGGCCGAAGGTCAAGTGGATCTTGGACAACGTGGCCGGTGCCCGGGAGGCGGCCGAGCGTGGTGACCTGTTGTTCGGCAACACCGATGCGTGGGTGTTGTGGAACATGACCGGTGGCCCTGACGGGGGGGTGCACGTCACGGACGTCACGAACGCGTCGCGGACCATGCTGATGGACCTGGACACCTTGTCGTGGCGTGAGGACATCGCGGCGGACATGGGCATCCCGTTGTCGATGCTGCCGCAGATCCGCTCCTCGTCCGAGGTGTACGGGCTGGGCCGGGCGGGCGGGCTGCTGCCGGGGGTGCCGATCGCGGGCATCCTGGGCGACCAGCAGGCTGCGACGTTCGGGCAGGCGTGCTTCGAGGCCGGCACGGCGAAGAACACCTACGGCACGGGCAACTTCATGCTGCTGAACACCGGCACCGAGAAGGTCCCCTCGCGCAACGGGCTGCTGACCACGGTCTGCTACAAGATCGGTGAGCAGGCTCCCCGGTACGCGTTGGAGGGGTCGATCGCGGTGACCGGGTCGCTCATCCAGTGGCTGCGCGACAACCTGGGCCTGTTCTCCGACGCCCCGGACGTGGAGTGGATGGCCCGCAAGGTCGAGGACAACGGTGGCGCGTACTTCGTGCCCGCGTTCTCGGGGCTGTTCGCCCCGTACTGGCGTCCCGACGCGCGTGGCGCCCTGGTGGGCCTGACCCGGTACGTCAACCGCAACCACATCGCGCGTGCCGCGCTGGAGTCGGTCGCCTTCCAGACCCGTGAGGTGCTGGAGGCCATGCGCGCCGATTCCGGGGTCGAGCTGACCGAGCTCAAGGTCGACGGCGGCATGGTCGCCAACGAGCTGCTCATGCAGTTCCAGGCCGACCAGCTCGGCGTGGACGTCGTACGCCCCCAGGTCGCCGAGACCACCGCGCTCGGCGCGGCCTACGCCGCCGGGATCGCGGTCGGGTTCTGGTCCGGGGAGTCGGACGTGACCGCCAACTGGGCCGAGGACCGCCGCTGGGAACCGTCCATGGACACCAGCGAACGCGAACGCCTCTACCGGCAATGGAAGAAAGCCGTCACCAAGACCTTCGACTGGGTCGACGCCGACACACAGTAA
- a CDS encoding MFS transporter encodes MASHAGVPTSGLVSWRDLSTLRRWGLLMLVSAGSSIIFYIPYLRWVFPDQMMDALGINNQQIGILMSAYAVTAMICYVPSGILADKVRMRTLSWVGYIATAVLLYVYALLPSFGVLMVLMIGLGVTTILIWWGTRLKLVRLLFDESEYPSRIGWSYLFFALGGLLVGNVIATLLLNHTGTDTAGHQAFLRYLLLSVATIILVMGVLAFLFIPRFDNEFDPNAKRLSLSEFVAALKNPAVVWASLTMFFVYFIHTSITYTTQWLQIGAIGVGAVMIANIGNVRSYGMGVFSGPIAGAITKRVGSTSKVVMGGFALAVVGLLTFVLLPWNTSMAVPFIVLTLALGFVCTGVFYVTTGQLTEARVPTQTFGAAAGIVSLVGFLPDTFRDIWFGRMIDQANLADGGNTGDAFRTIWWIVIAACVLGAFCAFMVLRIARKQSKARAELASGEHGDVVGASASTGA; translated from the coding sequence ATGGCGAGTCATGCAGGTGTCCCGACGTCGGGCCTGGTCAGCTGGAGGGATCTGAGCACCCTGAGGCGGTGGGGGCTGCTGATGCTGGTCTCGGCCGGCAGCTCGATCATCTTCTACATCCCGTATCTGCGCTGGGTCTTCCCCGACCAGATGATGGATGCGCTGGGGATCAACAACCAGCAGATCGGCATCCTGATGTCCGCGTACGCGGTCACGGCGATGATCTGCTACGTGCCGTCGGGCATCCTGGCGGACAAGGTGCGGATGCGGACGCTGAGCTGGGTCGGCTACATCGCGACCGCCGTGCTGCTGTACGTGTACGCGCTGCTGCCCTCGTTCGGCGTGCTGATGGTCCTGATGATCGGCCTCGGCGTGACCACGATCCTGATCTGGTGGGGCACGCGCCTGAAGCTGGTGCGGCTGCTGTTCGACGAGTCGGAGTACCCGAGCCGCATCGGGTGGTCGTACCTGTTCTTCGCGCTGGGCGGCCTGCTGGTCGGCAACGTGATCGCGACGCTGCTGCTCAACCACACCGGGACCGACACCGCAGGTCACCAGGCGTTCTTGCGGTACCTGCTGCTGAGCGTGGCCACGATCATCCTGGTGATGGGCGTGCTGGCGTTCCTGTTCATCCCGCGGTTCGACAACGAGTTCGACCCGAACGCCAAGCGTCTGTCGCTCTCGGAGTTCGTCGCCGCGCTGAAGAACCCGGCCGTCGTGTGGGCGTCCCTGACGATGTTCTTCGTCTACTTCATCCACACGTCGATCACGTACACGACGCAGTGGCTGCAGATCGGTGCGATCGGGGTGGGCGCGGTCATGATCGCGAACATCGGCAACGTGCGCTCGTACGGGATGGGTGTGTTCTCCGGTCCGATCGCGGGTGCGATCACCAAGCGGGTCGGGTCGACGTCGAAGGTCGTCATGGGTGGCTTCGCGCTGGCCGTGGTGGGGCTGCTGACCTTCGTGCTCCTGCCGTGGAACACGTCGATGGCGGTGCCGTTCATCGTGCTGACGCTCGCGCTCGGGTTCGTGTGCACGGGTGTGTTCTACGTGACGACGGGGCAGCTGACCGAGGCGCGGGTGCCGACGCAGACGTTCGGTGCGGCGGCGGGCATCGTGTCGCTGGTCGGGTTCTTGCCCGACACGTTCCGTGACATCTGGTTCGGCCGGATGATCGACCAGGCCAACCTGGCCGACGGCGGGAACACCGGGGACGCGTTCCGCACCATCTGGTGGATCGTGATCGCCGCCTGTGTCCTGGGCGCCTTCTGCGCCTTCATGGTGCTGCGCATCGCTCGTAAGCAGAGCAAGGCCCGCGCAGAGCTGGCTTCCGGCGAGCACGGCGACGTCGTCGGCGCCTCCGCGAGCACCGGCGCGTAG